One genomic region from Quercus robur chromosome 4, dhQueRobu3.1, whole genome shotgun sequence encodes:
- the LOC126723116 gene encoding hydroquinone glucosyltransferase-like isoform X1: MEQKPHIALLPSPGMGHLIPLVEFAKQFVLHHDFHITCIIPVLGSPSKAMKAVLQALPTTIDHVFLPPVILEEEEIKGLKFEVQTILTLTRSLPPLREVLKSTRFAAFVVDPFGIDALDIAKELNISPYIFFPTNAFALSLILHLPKLDETVSCEYRDLPEPLKLPGCIPIHGRDLLEPVQDRTSELYKMFLRNTKRFRLAEGIIVNTFMELEGSAIKALLDEEAKNLPLYPIGPIQSGSSNQVDKSESDCLRWLENQPHGSVLFVCFGSGGTLSYDQTNELALGLELSGQKFLWVVRTPNNESADAAYLSDQTLGNNPLAFLPKGFVERTEGQGLAVPSWAPQAQVLSHGSTGGFLTHCGWNSTLESIMQGIPLIAWPLYAEQKMNAPLLAEDLKVALRPKTNKNGLIDREEIAKVVKDLMVGEEGKKVRNRMKDIKIAAEKALTADGSSTKALSELASQWKNHPGF; the protein is encoded by the coding sequence ATGGAACAAAAACCACACATAGCTCTTCTACCAAGTCCAGGGATGGGACATCTCATCCCTCTTGTCGAGTTTGCCAAACAATTTGTTCTTCACCATGACTTCCACATCACATGTATCATTCCCGTACTTGGGTCTCCATCCAAAGCCATGAAAGCAGTTCTTCAAGCCCTTCCCACCACCATAGATCATGTCTTTCTTCCTCCTGTGATattggaggaggaggagatcAAAGGCCTAAAGTTTGAAGTCCAAACTATCCTCACCTTAACTCGTTCACTTCCACCTCTTCGTGAGGTGCTGAAGTCTACTCGATTTGCAGCTTTTGTAGTCGATCCTTTTGGGATTGATGCACTAGATATTGCTAAAGAACTCAACATCTCACCCTACATTTTCTTCCCCACAAATGCTTTCGCGTTGTCTTTGATTCTTCATTTGCCAAAGCTGGACGAGACAGTTTCATGCGAGTATAGAGACCTACCAGAGCCATTGAAGCTTCCGGGGTGCATACCTATTCACGGTCGAGATCTTTTAGAACCGGTTCAAGATCGAACGAGTGAGTTGTACAAAATGTTTCTTCGCAACACAAAACGGTTCCGATTAGCTGAAGGAATTATCGTTAATACCTTCATGGAATTGGAAGGAAGTGCCATAAAAGCTTTGTTAGATGAAGAAGCTAAAAATCTCCCACTTTATCCAATTGGACCAATCCAAAGTGGTTCAAGCAATCAGGTTGACAAATCAGAGTCAGACTGTTTAAGATGGTTGGAAAATCAACCACATGGTTCTGtcttatttgtttgttttgggagTGGTGGGACTCTCTCATATGATCAAACAAATGAGCTAGCCTTGGGATTGGAACTGAGTGGCCAAAAGTTCTTATGGGTTGTAAGAACCCCAAATAATGAATCAGCTGATGCTGCATACCTTAGTGATCAAACTCTCGGTAACAACCCTCTTGCTTTCTTACCAAAAGGGTTCGTAGAGAGGACTGAAGGGCAGGGTCTAGCGGTGCCCTCTTGGGCACCACAAGCCCAAGTTCTTAGCCATGGCTCCACGGGTGGGTTCTTAACTCATTGTGGTTGGAATTCGACCCTAGAGAGTATCATGCAAGGCATACCATTGATTGCTTGGCCGCTTTACGCAGAACAAAAAATGAATGCACCATTATTAGCTGAGGATCTAAAAGTGGCACTGAGgccaaaaactaacaaaaatggTCTAATTGATCGAGAGGAAATTGCAAAAGTTGTAAAGGATCTCATGGTTGGAGAAGAAGGGAAGAAAGTTCGTAATCGTATGAAAGATATAAAGATCGCTGCTGAGAAAGCATTAACTGCAGATGGATCTTCTACAAAGGCACTCTCTGAATTAGCATCCCAATGGaaaaatcatcctggctttTAG